Part of the Flavobacterium sp. MDT1-60 genome, GGATGACGCGGGTTTAAACGGTTTTTTTCAAAATAGTTGATATGCGCATGTTATGTCATTTCGACTGAGGAGAAATAACATCAGAAATTCCGCAAAGAAAATCGTCAATCTTTGTCGATCAACGCTTGTGATTTCTCCTTCGTCGAAATGACAAAAGAGCACAAAAAAAGCTCCAAATATTGGAGCTTTTTTATATCTAAAACCAAACTAAATCCTTAGTATAAATCAGGAAATTTAGAAGGATTAACCTCATGCATCATGCTGTACACTTTTTCAAAAATATCTTCAGCAGAAGGTTTTGAAAAATAATCACCATCAGTTCCGTAAGCCGGTCTGTGAGCTTTTGCAGCCAGAGTTTGCGGTTTACTGTCTAAATAAATATAAGCATCTTGTTCTTCCAAAATTTGTTGTAAAATAAACGCTGAAGCTCCACCAGGAACATCTTCGTCGATTACTAACAAACGATTTGTTTTAGCGATACTTTTTACAATGTCTTTATTGATATCGAATGGAAGTAATGACTGAATATCAATTACTTCACAATCTATTCCTAAATCTAATAATTCAGTTGCCGCTTGTTCTACTAATCTCAACGTTGAACCGTATGAAACTAAAGTAATATCTGAACCTTCTTTTAATGTTTCAACCACACCGATTGGCGTTTTGAATTCACCAAAATTCAAAGGTGTTTTTTCTTTTAAACGATATCCATTTAAACATTCAATTACTAAAGCTGGTTCATCAGTCTCTAAAAGAGCATTATAGAATCCTGCAGCCTGGGTCATGTTTCTTGGGACCAATACGTGGATTCCACGAATAGCGTTGATAATCATTCCCATTGGAGAACCAGAATGCCAGATACCTTCTAAACGGTGCCCACGGGTTCTGATAATTAATGGTGCTTTTTGTTTTCCAACAGTTCTATATTGTAATGTAGCCAAATCATCACTCATGATTTGAATCGCATATAGTAAATAATCTAAATATTGAATCTCAGCAATTGGGCGTAAACCTCTCAAAGCCATTCCGATTCCCTGACCTATAATGGTAGCTTCACGAATTCCGACATCGGCAACACGAAGTTCTCCGTATTTTTCCTGCATGCCTTCTAAACCTTGGTTTACATCACCAATGTTTCCAACATCTTCACCAAAAATCAATGTTTCAGGATATTTGGTAAACAAAGCGTCAAAGTTATCACGAAGAATCATTCGGCCATCTGAATCCGGTTTTGCATTATCTGCATATTCAGGAAGTACTTTTTTTACTGACGAAACATTTAATTCTGAATCAGAATGCAAATGGCTGCTGAATCTTGGTTGTGTTTTTGAAATGTAATCCGTAATCCAGTTAGATAATAAAACTTTACTGTTTGGGACTTCAACAAAACGCAATATTTTGCGCGCTATAACCAACATTTCCTTTTTTAAAGGTGATTTAATAGCGCTTAATTCTGAAATATATTTTCTAATTCTTTCTTTATGATTGATGCTTGCTTCTGCAATTTGCTCCAATAAAGCCAAAAGATTTTTTTGATCTTCAATAATTGGGTTGATGAAAGAGTTCCAGGCTTCTTTTTTAGCTTCCAGGACTTCTTTTTTCAATTCAAAATCAATTTCTGACAGTTCTTCAGGAGATGCAATATTGATCGCAATCATCCATAAACGCATCTGACGAATACAATCGAAATCTCTTTCCCAGGCCAGTCTGTCTCCATTTTTATAACGTTCGTGAGAACCAGAAGTCGAATGTCCTTGTGGTTGTGTTAACTCATTAACGTGAATTAAAACAGGAATATGTTCTTCGCGGGCAATAGCACCGGCACGTTCGTAAGTCGAAACCAGCTCAGCATAATCCCAGCCTTTAACTCTAAAAATTTCATAACCTTTAGAATCTTCGTCGCGTTGGTATCCTTTTAGAATTTCAGAGATATTTTCTTTGGTAGTTTGATGTTTTGCATGAACCGAAATTCCGTATTCATCATCCCAAACACTCATAACCATCGGAACTTGTAAAACTCCTGCGGCGTTTATTGTTTCAAAAAACAAGCCTTCAGAAGTACTTGCATTACCAATGGTTCCCCAAGCCACTTCGTTTCCATCTACAGAGAATTTATCTTTGATGGTAATGCCATCAACATTTCTGTAAATTTTTGAAGCCTGAGCCAATCCCAATAATCTTGGCATTTGTCCGGCTGTAGGTGATATATCTGCGCTTGAATTTTTTTGTTTTGTTAAGTCTTTCCAGGATCCGTCTTCGTTTAAACTGTGCGTTACAAAGTGTCCGCCCATTTGTCTTCCGGCTGACATTGGATCAAAATCTAAATCGGTATGACCGTATAGACCTGCGAAAAATTGTTTTGGAGTCAGTTCGCCAATCGCCATCATAAAAGTCTGATCGCGGTAATATCCAGAACGGAAATCGCCATTTTTAAAGGCTTTTGCCATAGCAAGCTGTGGCACTTCTTTTCCGTCACCAAATATTCCAAATTTGGCTTTTCCTGTCAATACTTCTTTACGACCTAAAAGGCTACATTCACGGCTGGTTATTGCAATTCTGTAGTCGTTTAATACCTCAGTTTTGAAATCCTCAAATGTTAATGTAGTATTGTTTTTTTCTGTAATCATAATCTGGAATGGTCATGTTAAGACTGCGAAATTACTTAAAAACAATCAATAATCATAATTCTTTAAAATAAATATAATTTAATTATTTGTATTTAAAATCAAAAAACTACGTATTTTATTTATGTATTATGAATTAAAAAACACAATTTAATGAGAATTACATATGTTTTTGATTAAAATTTATTTAATTAAAGCCATTTTCGGGTAAAAAGATTGACTAATGTTTTAGGAGACAATGTTATAACAAATCTTATTTTTTCGTTATATTTCGTTTGGGTAATTTCCCATCCATTATTTGAATAAACAGGGAAATAAAGTTCAAAATAATCCGGAACTAAATTTAAGCGAACACCGCTGTCGTAAACAAAATCAGCACTTTGGTGTTTACTTTTCATAAAACCAATATCTCCATAAAGTTCAATCCAGTTCCATAAAGCATAACTGGCATTTAATGTTGACATCCACTGATTGGCGTAAGAAGGGGCAATTTTCGATTTAAAACCACCTTCTGCCATTACAAATTGCTGACTGAAAAATCCTGTACTTTCAGATCTTCCGTAAAAATTATAATCAAACATATAATCTGTTGGGCGGTC contains:
- a CDS encoding thiamine pyrophosphate-dependent enzyme, with the protein product MITEKNNTTLTFEDFKTEVLNDYRIAITSRECSLLGRKEVLTGKAKFGIFGDGKEVPQLAMAKAFKNGDFRSGYYRDQTFMMAIGELTPKQFFAGLYGHTDLDFDPMSAGRQMGGHFVTHSLNEDGSWKDLTKQKNSSADISPTAGQMPRLLGLAQASKIYRNVDGITIKDKFSVDGNEVAWGTIGNASTSEGLFFETINAAGVLQVPMVMSVWDDEYGISVHAKHQTTKENISEILKGYQRDEDSKGYEIFRVKGWDYAELVSTYERAGAIAREEHIPVLIHVNELTQPQGHSTSGSHERYKNGDRLAWERDFDCIRQMRLWMIAINIASPEELSEIDFELKKEVLEAKKEAWNSFINPIIEDQKNLLALLEQIAEASINHKERIRKYISELSAIKSPLKKEMLVIARKILRFVEVPNSKVLLSNWITDYISKTQPRFSSHLHSDSELNVSSVKKVLPEYADNAKPDSDGRMILRDNFDALFTKYPETLIFGEDVGNIGDVNQGLEGMQEKYGELRVADVGIREATIIGQGIGMALRGLRPIAEIQYLDYLLYAIQIMSDDLATLQYRTVGKQKAPLIIRTRGHRLEGIWHSGSPMGMIINAIRGIHVLVPRNMTQAAGFYNALLETDEPALVIECLNGYRLKEKTPLNFGEFKTPIGVVETLKEGSDITLVSYGSTLRLVEQAATELLDLGIDCEVIDIQSLLPFDINKDIVKSIAKTNRLLVIDEDVPGGASAFILQQILEEQDAYIYLDSKPQTLAAKAHRPAYGTDGDYFSKPSAEDIFEKVYSMMHEVNPSKFPDLY